A region from the Arachis ipaensis cultivar K30076 chromosome B01, Araip1.1, whole genome shotgun sequence genome encodes:
- the LOC107605997 gene encoding protein FAR1-RELATED SEQUENCE 5-like: MDTPIFEEALYGSAYDMREDSNSTDVNVLCLSEDDTPHGKESEDAIQKKDDATVPDHTGIPMEEISYVGLRFNSLQRAQEFYSNYAKKVGFVTRIRNTNFDKTRKELKVPINQSIHCNREGYRESRVKAAMRVKRITTVGCKARMYVMLDRHNDNWLVTKLELKYTHACSAEQAVHYSEYRKLTMHAKCVIQNNDEAGIRPNKTYLALANEVGGSSKLGYSEKDVRNYITRNLHCADVNEDVKEMIIYFMRMRDINPNFFYAVDVDETNKFKSVIWVDARCRASYEYFGDVVSFDTMYRRNKHGLPFASFVGVNHHGKSTLLGCALLGNEEIPSFEWVFKNWLNCMENPPQAIITDQCKSIFGAIKNVFPNTRHRWCIWHIMKKIPHKLGGYAKYREIDDKMHGTVWNARSEESFEKDWCPFVCLEGSVFTLLDFSPRCHRMIDLYEDRRMWVLIYFQGEFWAGMRSTQRSESMHAFFGGYLHCKSGVVQFVHEYDNVLGNKEQKELEDDAADSKGVVPYTVPSYYVIPRWSKNVQRKHTFIKSSHDEKRSDESHNLFRRLCSHFYNVAQDFVTCEEEAAMLHSGLDQLRSKLLDCRANLVSRRVPSSQNSTVTQGDPPSW, from the exons GGAAAAGAATCTGAAGACGCTATTCAGAAAAAGGATGATGCTACG GTCCCGGATCACACTGGAATTCCAATGGAGGAAATCTCGTACGTAGGATTGAGATTTAATTCGTTACAGCGAGCACAAGAGTTCTATTCTAATTATGCAAAGAAAGTTGGGTTTGTGACGAGGATTAGGAATACAAACTTTGACAAGACCAGGAAGGAATTAAAGGTACCTATTAATCAATCGATACACTGTAATCGTGAAGGTTATCGGGAGTCTCGAGTGAAGGCAGCAATGCGGGTAAAGAGAATAACAACAGTTGGGTGCAAAGCAAGGATGTACGTGATGCTTGATAGGCATAATGATAATTGGCTGGTGACCAAATTAGAATTGAAGTACACCCACGCGTGTTCTGCCGAGCAAGCTGTGCATTATAGTGAGTACAGGAAACtgaccatgcatgctaagtgtgtGATTCAGAACAATGATGAGGCTGGCATACGGCCTAACAAGACTTATCTCGCACTGGCGAACGAGGTTGGTGGGTCATCAAAGTTGGGTTACTCAGAAAAGGATGTTAGGAACTACATAACGAGGAATTTGCACTGTGCTGATGTAAACGAAGATGTGAAGGAAATGATTATATATTTCATGCGAATGAGAGATATTAACCCGAATTTCTTCTATGCAGTTGACGTGGACGAAACTAACAAGTTTAAGAGTGTGATATGGGTAGATGCAAGATGCAGGGCATCATATGAATATTTTGGAGATGTGGTATCGTTTGATACAATGTACAGAAGGAACAA GCATGGACTTCCGTTTGCATCTTTCGTTGGTGTCAACCATCACGGCAAGTCCACACTACTCGGATGTGCTTTGTTGGGTAATGAGGAAATTCCTAGCTTTGAGTGGGTCTTTAAAAACTggttaaattgcatggaaaatccCCCACAGGCCATCATCACGGACCAGTGTAAATCCATATTTGGCGCAATTAAGAATGTCTTCCCAAATACTAGACACCGATGGTGTATATGGCACATAATGAAGAAGATACCACATAAGCTCGGAGGATATGCTAAATACAGGGAAATAGATGATAAAATGCATGGCACTGTTTGGAATGCCCGTTCTGAAGAGTCTTTTGAGAAAGATTGGTGTCCATTC GTATGTTTGGAAGGTTCGGTTTTTACTTTACTCGATTTCAGCCCCCGTTGTCATCGGATGATTG ACCTTTACGAAGATCGTCGAATGTGGGTTCTAATATATTTCCAAGGTGAATTTTGGGCTGGTATGAGAAGTACCCAACGGAGTGAGAGTATGCACGCCTTTTTCGGTGGTTACCTGCATTGTAAAAGTGGAGTGGTTCAGTTCGTGCATGAGTATGACAATGTGCTTGGGAACAAAGAGCAAAAAGAACTGGAGGATGATGCTGCAGACTCTAAAGGAGTTGTCCCAT ACACAGTACCATCTTACTATGTTATCCCTCGATGGAGCAAGAATGTACAGCGAAAACACACTTTCATCAAGAGCAGCCATGACGAGAAGCGATCAGACGAAAGTCACAACTTATTTAGACGACTGTGTTCACACTTCTACAATGTAGCACAAGATTTTGTGACATGTGAAGAAGAAGCGGCCATGTTACATTCGGGTCTTGATCAGTTAAGGTCAAAGTTGCTTGATTGTCGTGCGAACTTGGTGTCCAGGCGTGTTCCAAGTTCACAAAATAGCACGGTCACACAGGGCGACCCCCCTTCTTGGTGA